One window of Nocardia nova SH22a genomic DNA carries:
- a CDS encoding type I polyketide synthase: protein MQPTTLVDVLTTWESERSDTTAFRYLESGEVDGPVTELTFGDLGRRARAIAAALRERGADGTRALLLFPPGLDFVAGFFGCLYGSVAAVPAPIPQSHDIDRVYRRLSRIVADADIRVVLTTAAVLPELVGAAEHFPGLSELEWLAIDDIGAAPTASADIVVAPDDIAFIQYTSGSTSDPRGVVVRHANLLHNQRIIAETFGHTPEAVECCDGNLFVSWLPVFHDMGLIGPVLQSVYMGAACVLMSPRHFLERPQRWLEAVARHGAHTSGAPNFGYELCLRRPPSPDDPLDLSRWRVAFNGAEPIRTDTLARFADTFAAHGFRRDSPTPVYGLAEATLLVSGQQRRRPPTVAPRPDARAEVVGVGSAPSGMSIVIADPAGSTECADDEIGEIWVAGTSVCVGYLGEPERSAGTFGAVLADGRGGFLRTGDLGFVRDGELFVTGRHKDLLIIDGVNHYPQDIELTAERAHPQVRAGCVAAFSIDREQGETAIVVAEVKTDDAEILATIAAAVRGAVSREHRIRVGSVELIRPGTIPKTSSGKIQRQLCRNSYLADGLATFPSVAAREPSSGPDPAADRVASWLVRAVADAVGMTPERISPTCPLADHGLGSRELVELATALSAEIGRPVDTALLFEYPTIAQLAAALSGAGRREAQPVVIAHHDDPIAIVAAACRFPGGADDPGQLWRLLADGRSAISEVPAGRWGDHDRYLGEPGEPGKTYTLSGGFLSDITGFDADFFGVNPREAAAMDPQQRLLLELAWEALERTAGDPAAFAGTATGVFMGLFGTGYLDGVDTTQWDGYTATGVAGSVASGRIAYLLGLEGPAVTVDTACSSSLAAVHLAARALRDHECDVALAGGATLLVSPRLHIEFSQLAVLSRSGRCAPFGSEADGAVWSEGGGVIVLKRLADAQRAGDRVLAILRGSAMNQDGRSQGLQAPSVSAQEQVIRSALSAADLTPDDIDYVETHGTGTEIGDRIEAAALARAFGSARRDHPLRIGSMKSNIGHTQAAAGVAGLLKTVLSLQNERLVPSLHSAHPRDDIEWTGLRIQQSDEPWPRGRRVRRAGVSSFGISGTNVHVILEEAPARTEPSRSSEPADIPWVLAAPTPSALAAQALRLRQHLRDRPGEHSADVGVTLARRHRDFRHRAVIIGADRESLLTGLDQLAAPDTPVGLSGNVVRGHSAPLGAPVLVFPGQGAHWPEMAVAMLASSPVFAEHVRRCARILREFVDWSLLDVLEGSPDAPDLERTDVVQPVMLSVNTALSQVWASVGVRPAAVIGHSQGEIAAAYAAGALSLRDALELSVRRGTALAELDGSGGMASIALPAGEVRELLSSWPGALEVAAVNSPTSVVVSGEISAVESLLSWCEDHEIRARRIAVGYASHSAHVDRVRDRLDMTVRPAEATSVAFISSVTGSRLGTGDLDGAYWLRNLRDTVRFDDAVRAAHEYGYRTFIEVGPHPILVAALTETMEELGGSVFVGATTSRSADGMPGFLASAARLDVSGGVVDWRRYFGSAGQPVDLPTYSFLREHHWLEPVRRHDDVTELGQTEAGHPILRAIVSAPWSGEVILTGSLSAATLPWLRDHAVHDTVLLPATAFVDLALRAGREVDTTAIGELVLREPLIMPKTGRIRIQAVVGGGESGERTIEIYARDDTGGWRLHAHGVLAGTTVSVPEVGHRWSPSGAAADVATVYEYLTDRGYRYGSAFRLLRAVRHGVGEVFAEVALPPERHGEAAEFGIHPALFDACLHAAVLLEDTPRVVVPVAWTGCALHARGATSLRVRVARTGADTVTVTAVDLAGNPVLTAESVLTRPLDTGRLGAGGSLFAVEWQRVAPDPPSPTPPTRWHDLPDGPGLPAMVMVEADSGTTAEAVHTGVRTMLAILQSFLDRAETSDSRLAVITRDAVAPSGVGAVDLAGAAVWGLVRSAQAEHPGRIVLIDIPGTAAVSAEQVGAALAGDEPQIAIRDGVGHVPRLAALPAAPAPGPSEIAQGTVVVTGAPGALGSLIARHLVTAYGVERLLLISRRGPAAPGADHLRAELTAAGADVTLAACDLADGDAVAKLLGGVHISGVVHAAGVLDDATIEALDENSVEAVLRPKVDGALHLHHATAHLNPPLFVLFSSAAGILGSPGQANYAAANAFLDALAVHRRASGLSGQSLAWSVWEIGLPNSASGSAQDRLRRAGLPPIRAERGLALFDAALGASEPVVVPLELDYDKLRANPQRSAMFGNLVRQRSRPPVGTTDSTRHWASRLAGLSADAATQAVLSLIRIQVTDILGEGAATEFTPDRVFTDMGFDSLVAVQFRNRLRSEVGIPLTVTTVFDYPTPLDLARYLVGELTEAGVDESVSEDQRIRELLTTIPIDSLRQAGLLDPIVALSSGARQPGTASTPIDGLDIDALVDLALGVDADSELAELIPGEMNHGD, encoded by the coding sequence ATGCAACCGACCACCCTGGTCGATGTCCTCACAACATGGGAATCCGAGCGATCGGACACCACCGCGTTCCGATATCTCGAATCCGGTGAAGTGGACGGTCCCGTCACCGAACTCACCTTCGGCGATCTCGGCCGACGCGCCCGAGCCATCGCCGCCGCCCTGCGCGAACGGGGTGCGGACGGAACCCGGGCATTACTCCTTTTTCCGCCGGGACTCGATTTCGTCGCCGGTTTCTTCGGCTGCCTCTACGGTTCGGTCGCCGCGGTTCCCGCACCGATCCCGCAATCGCACGACATCGATCGCGTATATCGGCGCTTGTCCCGCATCGTCGCCGACGCCGATATCCGTGTCGTACTCACCACGGCCGCGGTACTCCCGGAACTCGTCGGCGCCGCCGAACACTTTCCCGGACTGTCGGAACTCGAGTGGCTGGCGATCGACGATATCGGTGCTGCGCCGACGGCATCCGCCGATATCGTCGTCGCCCCCGACGACATCGCGTTCATCCAGTACACCTCCGGTTCGACCTCCGATCCCCGCGGCGTCGTCGTCCGGCATGCCAATCTTCTGCACAACCAGCGGATCATCGCGGAAACCTTCGGGCACACACCCGAAGCCGTCGAGTGCTGCGACGGGAATCTGTTCGTCAGCTGGTTGCCGGTCTTCCACGACATGGGGCTGATCGGCCCGGTGCTGCAGTCGGTCTACATGGGCGCCGCCTGCGTGCTCATGTCGCCGCGGCATTTCCTGGAACGCCCGCAGCGCTGGCTCGAGGCCGTGGCGCGGCACGGCGCTCATACCAGCGGTGCACCGAACTTCGGATACGAACTGTGCCTGCGCCGACCGCCCTCGCCGGACGATCCGCTCGATCTGAGCCGCTGGCGCGTGGCGTTCAACGGCGCCGAACCGATTCGCACCGACACTCTCGCGCGATTCGCCGACACCTTCGCCGCCCACGGATTCCGCCGCGATTCGCCGACGCCGGTGTACGGCCTGGCCGAGGCCACGTTGCTGGTGTCCGGCCAGCAGCGTCGACGGCCGCCGACCGTGGCGCCGCGCCCCGACGCACGCGCCGAGGTCGTCGGCGTCGGCAGCGCACCGTCCGGTATGTCGATCGTGATCGCCGATCCGGCCGGGTCGACCGAATGCGCGGACGACGAGATCGGCGAGATCTGGGTGGCCGGAACGAGTGTCTGCGTCGGTTATCTGGGCGAGCCCGAACGCAGCGCGGGCACTTTCGGCGCCGTGCTCGCCGACGGTCGCGGCGGATTCCTGCGCACCGGCGATCTGGGGTTCGTGCGCGACGGTGAGCTGTTCGTGACCGGTCGGCACAAGGACCTCCTGATCATCGACGGTGTCAATCACTATCCACAGGACATCGAACTGACCGCCGAGCGCGCGCACCCCCAGGTCCGGGCGGGATGTGTCGCCGCGTTCTCGATCGACCGGGAGCAGGGCGAGACCGCGATCGTGGTCGCCGAGGTGAAGACCGACGATGCCGAGATCCTGGCGACGATCGCCGCGGCCGTTCGCGGCGCGGTCAGCCGGGAACACCGCATCCGGGTCGGATCGGTCGAGCTGATCCGCCCCGGAACGATCCCGAAGACCAGCAGCGGCAAGATCCAGCGGCAGCTCTGCCGGAACTCCTATCTGGCGGACGGTCTCGCGACCTTCCCGTCCGTCGCGGCCCGGGAGCCGTCGTCCGGGCCCGATCCTGCCGCGGACCGCGTGGCGTCGTGGCTGGTGAGGGCCGTCGCGGACGCGGTGGGGATGACGCCCGAACGGATCAGCCCGACCTGTCCGCTGGCCGACCACGGTCTGGGATCGCGCGAACTCGTGGAGCTGGCGACGGCACTGTCCGCGGAAATCGGGCGCCCGGTCGACACCGCGCTGCTGTTCGAATATCCGACGATCGCCCAGCTCGCCGCGGCCCTGTCCGGCGCCGGTCGGCGCGAAGCGCAGCCGGTGGTCATCGCACACCACGACGACCCCATCGCCATCGTCGCCGCCGCATGCCGATTCCCCGGTGGCGCCGACGATCCCGGGCAGCTGTGGCGGCTGCTGGCCGACGGGCGCAGCGCGATCTCCGAGGTCCCGGCCGGGCGGTGGGGTGATCACGATCGCTACCTCGGCGAACCGGGGGAACCGGGTAAGACCTATACGCTCAGCGGCGGATTCCTTTCCGACATAACAGGTTTCGATGCCGACTTCTTCGGCGTCAATCCGCGGGAAGCTGCCGCCATGGACCCGCAACAGCGGCTGCTGCTGGAACTGGCGTGGGAAGCGCTCGAGCGAACAGCGGGAGATCCGGCCGCCTTCGCGGGCACGGCCACCGGCGTGTTCATGGGATTGTTCGGCACCGGCTATCTGGACGGCGTGGACACCACGCAGTGGGACGGTTACACCGCTACCGGCGTGGCCGGTAGCGTCGCCTCGGGCCGGATCGCCTATCTGCTGGGGCTCGAGGGGCCCGCGGTGACCGTCGACACCGCGTGTTCGTCCTCCTTGGCCGCGGTGCATCTCGCGGCACGCGCCCTGCGCGACCACGAATGCGATGTGGCCCTCGCCGGTGGTGCGACGCTGCTGGTCTCGCCGCGATTGCATATCGAATTCAGCCAGCTCGCGGTGTTGTCCCGCTCGGGCCGATGCGCGCCGTTCGGCTCGGAGGCCGACGGTGCCGTGTGGTCCGAGGGTGGCGGCGTGATCGTCCTGAAGCGGCTGGCCGACGCCCAGCGCGCCGGTGACCGGGTGCTGGCGATCCTGCGCGGCTCGGCCATGAATCAGGACGGTCGCAGCCAAGGGCTGCAGGCGCCCAGCGTGTCCGCGCAGGAACAGGTCATTCGCTCGGCGCTGTCGGCCGCCGATCTGACACCCGACGATATCGACTACGTCGAAACCCACGGCACCGGAACGGAAATCGGCGACCGCATCGAAGCCGCCGCCCTGGCCCGCGCCTTCGGATCCGCCCGCCGGGACCATCCACTGCGCATCGGCTCGATGAAGTCGAACATCGGTCACACCCAGGCCGCGGCGGGTGTCGCGGGCCTGCTGAAAACCGTGCTGTCGCTGCAGAACGAGCGGCTCGTGCCGTCGCTGCACAGTGCTCACCCCCGCGATGACATCGAGTGGACCGGCCTGCGAATTCAACAGTCGGACGAGCCCTGGCCCCGCGGCCGCCGGGTGCGGCGGGCGGGCGTCTCGTCCTTCGGAATCAGTGGCACAAACGTGCATGTGATCCTCGAGGAGGCTCCCGCACGAACCGAACCGTCGCGATCGAGCGAACCGGCCGATATCCCGTGGGTCCTGGCGGCGCCGACACCGAGCGCACTCGCCGCCCAGGCACTGCGACTGCGGCAGCATCTGCGCGATCGCCCCGGCGAGCACTCCGCCGACGTCGGCGTCACCCTCGCCCGGCGGCACCGCGACTTCCGGCACCGCGCGGTGATCATCGGCGCCGATCGGGAATCGCTGCTGACGGGACTGGATCAGCTGGCGGCGCCGGATACCCCGGTCGGCTTGTCCGGCAACGTGGTTCGCGGGCATAGCGCACCGCTCGGCGCCCCGGTCCTCGTCTTTCCGGGGCAGGGGGCGCACTGGCCGGAGATGGCTGTGGCGATGCTGGCCTCCAGTCCCGTCTTCGCCGAGCATGTGCGGCGGTGTGCGCGGATTCTCCGGGAGTTCGTCGACTGGTCGCTGCTCGATGTCCTCGAGGGTTCCCCCGACGCCCCGGATCTGGAGCGCACCGATGTCGTGCAACCGGTGATGCTGTCGGTCAACACGGCGTTGTCGCAGGTGTGGGCCTCGGTCGGGGTGCGGCCCGCCGCGGTGATCGGGCATTCCCAAGGGGAGATCGCCGCCGCCTACGCCGCCGGCGCACTGTCGCTGCGTGACGCGCTGGAGCTGTCGGTCCGGCGCGGTACGGCCCTGGCCGAGCTGGATGGATCGGGCGGTATGGCGTCGATCGCGCTGCCCGCGGGCGAAGTGCGGGAACTGCTTTCGTCGTGGCCGGGCGCGCTGGAGGTCGCAGCGGTCAACAGCCCGACGTCGGTCGTGGTGTCGGGGGAGATATCGGCGGTCGAAAGTCTGCTGTCGTGGTGTGAGGACCACGAGATCCGGGCTCGCCGCATAGCGGTCGGCTATGCGTCGCACTCCGCGCATGTCGACCGGGTCCGCGATCGGCTCGACATGACGGTGCGCCCGGCCGAGGCGACCTCGGTGGCGTTCATCTCCTCGGTCACGGGTTCGAGACTCGGCACCGGCGATCTCGACGGCGCCTACTGGTTGCGCAATCTCCGCGACACCGTGCGCTTCGACGATGCCGTCCGGGCCGCGCACGAATACGGATACCGGACGTTCATCGAGGTGGGCCCGCATCCCATCCTGGTCGCCGCGCTCACCGAGACGATGGAGGAACTGGGCGGGAGCGTCTTCGTCGGCGCCACGACATCCCGATCCGCCGATGGAATGCCCGGCTTCCTCGCCTCGGCCGCCCGGCTCGACGTCAGCGGCGGCGTGGTGGACTGGAGACGATACTTCGGGTCCGCCGGGCAGCCGGTGGATCTGCCGACGTATTCCTTTCTGCGCGAACATCATTGGCTCGAGCCGGTGCGCCGCCACGACGACGTGACCGAACTGGGACAGACCGAGGCCGGACATCCCATCCTCCGCGCGATCGTGTCGGCCCCGTGGTCCGGCGAGGTGATCCTCACCGGCAGCCTGTCGGCCGCAACCCTGCCGTGGCTGCGCGACCACGCGGTGCACGACACCGTCCTGCTCCCGGCGACGGCATTCGTCGACCTCGCGCTCCGGGCAGGACGGGAAGTCGACACGACGGCGATCGGGGAACTCGTACTGCGGGAACCGTTGATCATGCCGAAAACCGGGCGTATCCGGATCCAGGCAGTGGTCGGCGGCGGCGAATCCGGCGAGCGGACGATCGAGATCTACGCGCGCGACGACACCGGCGGCTGGCGGCTGCATGCCCACGGTGTGCTGGCCGGTACGACGGTCTCCGTGCCCGAGGTCGGCCACCGATGGTCGCCATCCGGTGCGGCGGCCGATGTGGCGACGGTCTACGAGTACCTGACCGACCGTGGGTACCGGTACGGATCGGCCTTCCGTCTTCTGCGCGCGGTCCGCCACGGCGTCGGCGAGGTGTTCGCGGAGGTGGCGCTGCCTCCGGAGCGGCATGGCGAGGCCGCCGAATTCGGCATTCATCCGGCACTGTTCGACGCCTGCCTGCACGCCGCAGTCCTGCTCGAGGACACACCCCGGGTCGTGGTTCCGGTCGCCTGGACCGGCTGTGCCCTGCACGCACGAGGTGCGACGTCGTTGCGTGTGCGGGTGGCCCGCACCGGCGCCGATACCGTCACCGTCACCGCCGTCGATCTCGCCGGAAATCCGGTTCTCACGGCGGAGTCCGTGCTGACCCGCCCCCTCGACACCGGCCGACTCGGTGCCGGCGGATCCCTGTTCGCCGTCGAATGGCAGCGGGTCGCACCGGATCCGCCGTCCCCGACTCCACCGACGCGATGGCACGATCTGCCCGACGGACCCGGCCTACCGGCAATGGTGATGGTCGAAGCCGATTCGGGAACGACCGCCGAGGCGGTACACACAGGCGTCCGGACGATGCTCGCGATCCTGCAGTCGTTCCTCGACCGGGCCGAAACCTCGGACTCCCGGCTCGCCGTGATCACGCGTGACGCCGTCGCCCCCTCGGGCGTCGGCGCGGTCGATCTGGCCGGTGCGGCGGTCTGGGGCCTGGTCCGGTCGGCGCAGGCGGAGCACCCCGGCCGCATCGTCCTCATCGATATTCCGGGGACGGCCGCGGTGTCCGCGGAACAGGTCGGCGCCGCTCTCGCCGGGGACGAACCACAGATCGCGATCCGTGACGGGGTGGGCCACGTCCCGCGACTGGCCGCCCTACCGGCCGCACCCGCGCCGGGGCCGAGCGAGATCGCCCAGGGCACAGTGGTTGTCACCGGAGCCCCGGGCGCTCTCGGTTCGTTGATCGCGCGCCATCTGGTCACCGCGTACGGGGTCGAGCGACTGCTGCTGATATCCCGGCGCGGTCCCGCCGCCCCGGGCGCGGATCATCTGCGCGCGGAGCTGACCGCCGCCGGCGCCGACGTCACCCTGGCCGCCTGCGATCTGGCCGATGGCGACGCCGTCGCGAAACTACTGGGCGGAGTTCACATTTCCGGCGTCGTGCACGCGGCCGGAGTACTCGACGACGCCACGATCGAGGCGCTGGACGAGAACTCGGTCGAGGCGGTGCTGCGCCCGAAGGTGGACGGCGCCCTGCACCTGCATCATGCGACCGCGCATCTGAATCCGCCGTTGTTCGTGCTGTTCTCGTCCGCGGCCGGAATCCTCGGATCACCGGGACAGGCCAACTACGCGGCCGCCAACGCGTTCCTGGACGCACTGGCCGTGCATCGCCGGGCCAGCGGGCTGTCCGGACAGTCCCTGGCCTGGAGCGTGTGGGAGATCGGCCTGCCGAACAGCGCTTCCGGCTCGGCGCAGGACCGGTTGCGCCGGGCCGGACTGCCGCCGATCCGGGCGGAACGCGGGCTGGCGCTGTTCGATGCCGCACTGGGCGCCTCGGAGCCGGTCGTGGTCCCCCTCGAGCTGGACTACGACAAGCTGCGCGCGAATCCGCAACGATCCGCGATGTTCGGCAATCTCGTCCGGCAGCGGAGTCGGCCCCCCGTCGGCACGACCGACAGCACGCGACACTGGGCATCGAGGCTCGCCGGACTCTCCGCCGACGCGGCGACACAGGCCGTCCTGTCCCTGATCCGTATCCAGGTCACCGACATCCTCGGAGAAGGCGCGGCGACCGAGTTCACTCCGGACCGCGTGTTCACGGACATGGGCTTCGATTCCTTGGTGGCCGTCCAGTTCCGGAACCGGCTGCGATCGGAGGTCGGGATTCCACTGACGGTCACGACCGTCTTCGACTATCCGACCCCGCTCGACCTGGCTCGATACCTCGTCGGTGAGCTCACCGAAGCGGGCGTGGACGAGTCCGTCTCGGAGGATCAGCGGATTCGCGAACTGCTGACGACGATCCCCATCGACAGCTTGCGCCAGGCCGGTCTGCTGGACCCGATCGTCGCCCTGTCGAGTGGTGCGCGGCAGCCCGGCACGGCGTCGACCCCGATCGACGGGCTGGACATCGACGCACTGGTCGATCTCGCGCTGGGCGTGGACGCCGATTCCGAACTGGCGGAACTGATTCCGGGGGAGATGAACCATGGCGACTGA
- a CDS encoding type I polyketide synthase has product MATEEQVVRALRAALTDNERLRAQLRQLRAPRREPVAIIGAGCRYPGGAESPADLWDIVAAGRDTVTGLPRDRGWDLANLYDPDPDATGRTYARGGGFLRRAADFDAGFFGISPREALAMDVQQRLLLEIAWETLEHASIDPKTLHGSRTGVYAGVLSSDYLLRLSGRVPSQFEGYLATGNATSVLSGRISYSLGLQGPAITLDTACSSSLVAIHLAVRALQAGECALALAGGVTVMSTPTLLVEYARQRGLSADGRCKAFSDSADGVGWAEGAGMVALERLSDAVRNQHPVLAVIAGSAVNQDGVTNGISSPNGLSQQRVIRDALADARLTPADIDVVEAHGTGTPLGDPIEAQALLTTYGRDRPADRPLLTGSVKSNIGHSQAAAGVAGVIKIVEALRHRSVPASLHIDEPNRHVDWSSGAVEPVTSARPWPASNRPRRAAVSAFGVSGTNAHLILEEPPRTPEAPRPEGPRRTVVPLSLSAATAAALRGQAARLSAHLRRHPGTDLTDLAWSLATTRTTFEQRAVILGTDYAEVLETVELLADDAPDARAVRGRAESIGAPVFVFGGSGTQWAATVSELTETSPIFAAHLREGAEALTEFVDWHPLDVLREEPDAPPLDRLDVMRPVWFTVMVSLARLWESLGVRPAAVIGHSDGEIAAAHIAGALPLRDSLRLIVSQGKALTTLVGTGSMASIMLPGKEVRKLIDDWGLPLEVAAVDGPAATAVAGACDAVEKVVEWCTAHDIPTMPIAAEYAAHCSDVDRIRIELTRASTGIRPHRGAVDFYSTVTGALVDTAELDAEYWFRNVREPVRFAKAVRAAYRAGHRSFLEMSPQPAPVLPLERTLAETTDGSPRFVGGTIDRGEAGLHGFLASVARFHAAGGRVEWSEYFTAASPRRVELPTYAFDRSRYWLEP; this is encoded by the coding sequence ATGGCGACTGAGGAACAGGTCGTCCGGGCCCTGCGCGCGGCGTTGACCGACAACGAACGATTGCGAGCCCAGCTTCGGCAGCTGCGGGCCCCACGGCGAGAACCGGTCGCGATCATCGGCGCGGGATGCCGCTATCCCGGCGGCGCCGAGTCACCGGCCGATCTGTGGGACATCGTCGCCGCCGGGCGCGACACCGTCACCGGGCTTCCGCGCGATCGCGGCTGGGATCTGGCGAACCTGTACGACCCGGACCCTGACGCGACCGGCCGGACCTACGCCCGCGGTGGTGGATTCCTGCGCCGGGCCGCCGATTTCGATGCGGGATTCTTCGGCATCAGTCCCCGCGAAGCGCTGGCCATGGATGTCCAGCAACGGTTGCTGCTCGAAATCGCCTGGGAGACGCTGGAACATGCGAGCATAGACCCGAAGACGTTGCACGGCAGCCGAACCGGCGTCTACGCGGGCGTGCTGTCCTCTGATTATCTGCTGCGGTTGTCGGGCCGCGTCCCGTCACAGTTCGAGGGATATCTGGCGACCGGCAACGCGACCAGCGTGCTGTCCGGGCGGATCTCCTACTCCCTCGGACTGCAGGGTCCCGCGATCACCTTGGATACCGCCTGCTCATCGTCGCTGGTCGCGATCCACCTCGCCGTGCGCGCCCTGCAGGCCGGGGAATGCGCACTGGCGCTGGCCGGTGGGGTGACGGTGATGTCGACGCCGACGCTGCTGGTCGAGTACGCCAGGCAACGCGGCCTGTCGGCCGACGGCCGCTGCAAGGCGTTCTCCGATTCCGCCGACGGGGTCGGCTGGGCCGAGGGCGCGGGCATGGTGGCCCTGGAGCGCCTGTCGGACGCGGTACGCAATCAGCACCCGGTGCTGGCGGTGATCGCCGGAAGCGCGGTGAACCAGGACGGCGTCACCAATGGCATATCCTCACCGAACGGGCTCTCCCAGCAGCGGGTGATCCGCGACGCGCTGGCCGATGCCCGGCTCACCCCGGCCGATATCGACGTGGTCGAGGCCCACGGAACCGGAACACCGCTCGGTGACCCGATCGAGGCGCAGGCCCTGCTAACGACCTACGGCCGCGACCGCCCGGCCGATCGGCCGCTGCTGACGGGATCGGTGAAGTCGAATATCGGGCACAGCCAGGCCGCGGCGGGTGTCGCCGGGGTCATCAAGATCGTCGAGGCGCTGCGGCACCGCAGCGTGCCCGCGTCGCTGCACATCGACGAGCCGAACCGGCACGTCGACTGGTCGAGCGGTGCGGTCGAACCCGTCACCTCCGCCAGGCCGTGGCCGGCATCGAATCGCCCACGGCGCGCGGCCGTTTCCGCGTTCGGAGTCAGCGGCACCAACGCGCACCTCATCCTCGAGGAGCCGCCGCGCACGCCCGAGGCGCCCCGGCCGGAGGGTCCGCGCCGCACCGTCGTGCCGCTGTCCCTGTCGGCCGCTACCGCGGCGGCATTGCGCGGACAGGCCGCGAGACTGTCCGCGCACCTGCGCCGCCACCCCGGGACGGATCTCACCGACCTCGCCTGGTCGCTGGCGACGACCCGCACGACGTTCGAACAGCGCGCGGTGATCCTCGGGACCGATTACGCCGAGGTCCTGGAGACCGTCGAACTTCTGGCCGACGACGCCCCGGACGCGCGTGCCGTCCGCGGTCGAGCCGAGTCGATCGGAGCGCCGGTCTTCGTCTTCGGTGGCAGCGGAACACAGTGGGCCGCAACGGTATCGGAGCTGACAGAGACCTCACCCATATTCGCCGCGCACCTGCGCGAGGGTGCGGAGGCTCTCACGGAATTCGTGGACTGGCATCCGCTCGACGTGCTGCGCGAAGAACCGGACGCACCGCCGCTGGACCGTCTCGACGTCATGCGGCCGGTGTGGTTCACGGTGATGGTCTCGCTTGCGCGACTGTGGGAATCGCTGGGCGTGCGCCCGGCCGCGGTGATCGGGCACTCCGACGGCGAGATCGCCGCCGCCCACATCGCGGGTGCGTTGCCGCTCCGCGACAGTCTGCGGTTGATCGTGTCCCAGGGCAAGGCGTTGACGACTCTGGTGGGCACCGGTTCGATGGCGTCGATCATGTTGCCCGGCAAGGAAGTTCGGAAGCTGATCGACGACTGGGGGTTGCCGCTGGAAGTGGCCGCCGTCGACGGTCCGGCCGCCACCGCGGTCGCGGGCGCCTGCGATGCGGTCGAGAAGGTGGTGGAATGGTGCACGGCGCACGACATCCCGACGATGCCGATCGCCGCCGAGTACGCCGCACACTGCTCCGATGTCGATCGGATCCGTATCGAACTGACCCGGGCGTCCACCGGCATCCGCCCGCACCGTGGCGCGGTCGACTTCTATTCGACCGTCACCGGTGCCCTCGTGGACACCGCCGAGCTGGATGCGGAGTACTGGTTCCGCAACGTGCGCGAACCGGTGCGGTTCGCGAAGGCGGTCCGCGCCGCCTACCGCGCAGGTCACCGCTCCTTCCTCGAGATGAGTCCGCAACCGGCACCGGTCCTTCCGCTCGAGCGGACGCTGGCCGAGACGACCGATGGATCGCCCCGATTCGTGGGCGGGACCATCGACCGGGGCGAGGCGGGGCTGCATGGATTTCTCGCCTCGGTGGCGCGATTCCATGCCGCGGGAGGCCGGGTCGAGTGGAGCGAATATTTCACCGCCGCCTCACCGCGACGAGTCGAGTTGCCGACCTATGCCTTCGACCGCAGCCGATACTGGCTGGAACCGTAG
- a CDS encoding TetR/AcrR family transcriptional regulator — translation MGTVKETVCPIKARLPRIPQQRRSRERVEQILDAAAELLLAEGIEGFSVPRIAQDLDWPRATIYKFFPSVESMLYGLAERHAGQLRSDLAAADCGDLTDLVGAAASSYQIPVFAAVAMSGRAGVEDPATTVLAEAIARLYPAPEAAASLAAATIRACLVHGLRTDGGIDISHLQAAARAAHVCLDTLADPRVAPDDALQATR, via the coding sequence GTGGGGACGGTCAAAGAGACGGTATGCCCGATCAAGGCACGCCTTCCACGCATCCCCCAGCAGCGCCGATCCCGTGAGCGGGTGGAACAGATCCTCGACGCCGCGGCCGAGTTGCTGCTCGCGGAGGGAATCGAGGGCTTCTCCGTGCCGCGCATCGCACAGGATCTCGACTGGCCACGGGCGACGATCTACAAGTTCTTCCCGTCGGTGGAGTCGATGCTCTACGGCCTGGCCGAAAGGCATGCCGGGCAGCTCCGTTCCGATCTGGCCGCTGCCGACTGCGGCGATCTCACCGATCTGGTCGGCGCGGCCGCATCCTCGTATCAGATTCCCGTCTTCGCCGCGGTGGCCATGAGCGGCCGTGCGGGGGTCGAGGATCCGGCGACCACGGTGCTCGCCGAGGCGATCGCACGCCTGTATCCGGCGCCCGAAGCCGCGGCCTCCCTGGCCGCCGCCACGATCCGCGCGTGCCTGGTGCACGGTTTGCGGACAGACGGCGGAATCGACATCTCTCATCTCCAGGCAGCCGCCCGCGCCGCGCACGTATGCCTCGACACCCTGGCCGATCCGCGGGTGGCACCGGATGACGCGTTGCAGGCCACCCGGTAA